From the bacterium genome, the window TCTTCTCCCAGTACATCGCCGTCATGGGCAGCGTCGAGGACGAGATCGTCGACTGTTTTTTCAAGGGGGGCGGAGTCCCCTACGAAAAATTCCCCCGGTTCCACGAAGTCATGGCCGAAGACAGCGGGCAATCCGTCCTCTCATCGCTTGAATCCCACGTCCTCCCCCTTGTTCCCGGGCTGACCGACCGGCTCGCCACGGGGATCCGCGTGCTGGACGTCGGTTGCGGCAGCGGCCGGATCATGAACCGGTTGGCCGAACTGTACCCGAACAGCCGCTTCACCGGAATCGACCTTTCGCCGGAGGCGATCGCGAAGGCACGCGCCGAGGCATCGCAAAAGGGGCTGCGGAACATCGAGTTCATCGTCCGCGATCTGACCGGTTTCGACGCGACTGCGAAGCCCGGGGAGTACGATCTCGTCACGACGTTTGACGCCGTGCACGACCAGGCGAGGCCGCTCGACGTCCTGAAAGGGATCCATCGCGCATTGAAGACCGACGGGTGGTACCTGATGCAGGACATCCGGGGACCGAGCCACGTGCACAAGAATATCGATCACCCGATCGGGACATTCCTGTATGCCATCTCGACCATGCACTGCATGACCGTGTCGCTGGCGCAGGGCGGCGAAGGACTCGGCGCGATGTGGGGCGAGGAAAAGACGCGCGAGTATCTGCGGAAAGCCGGTTTCCGGCGTGTTCAAACGAATCGGCTGGCACACGACATCCAGAACAACTGGTACGTGGTGAGGAAGTGATGCCCCGCGATTCCCGGGAAGGAGGCATGGAAATGGCACGGGAAATGGCGCAAAAAAAGGAAAAGTTCGTCAACGGAATCAATGTCGACCAGATATTCGACACCATCGAGATCATCAAGGAAAACGAGGAAATCGCCCGGTTCAACTTCCGCGCAACGAATCAATGGATCGCGGGAACACACAACCGGGCCACCGTCGAAGATTTTTACGGCGCGCTGAAGGAGGACTCCTCGCGGGAACCGATGGTCTTTGAACTCGATGAACCGCCGGTCCTGTGCGGGACGAACCTCGGAGCGAACCCCGTCGAATTCCTGCTCGTCGCCTTGTCCGGTTGCCTGACGACCACCATGATCGCCCATGCGGCCGCCCGGGGCATCGAGATCAGGAAAGTGGAATCCAGGTACGAGGGAGACATCGACCTTCGTGGTTTCCTTGGGATGTCGGATTCCGTTCTCGTGGGGTACAAGAAGATCGGCGTGTACTTCAAAATCGATGCGGACGTTTCGGAAGACCAGAAAGAAAAACCCGTCAGGATGGCGCAGAAGCATTCGCCGGCGTTCAACAGCATCGCGATGCCGGTCCCGGTTTCGGTTCAACTGGACAAGACGTGAATTCCTTCCGAATCCGATGGCCTGTTCTTCGGAAGCTCCCGGGATGACTGTGGAAAGAAACTGGCGGAGAAGATCATTGCCGGCAAGAACACCAAT encodes:
- a CDS encoding OsmC family protein, with translation MAQKKEKFVNGINVDQIFDTIEIIKENEEIARFNFRATNQWIAGTHNRATVEDFYGALKEDSSREPMVFELDEPPVLCGTNLGANPVEFLLVALSGCLTTTMIAHAAARGIEIRKVESRYEGDIDLRGFLGMSDSVLVGYKKIGVYFKIDADVSEDQKEKPVRMAQKHSPAFNSIAMPVPVSVQLDKT